A portion of the Acidisoma sp. PAMC 29798 genome contains these proteins:
- a CDS encoding NAD(P)H-dependent flavin oxidoreductase, with translation MKALNAIRMGGVDVLPIVEGGKGVAVSDGLTCGHWAAGGGVGTFSAVNADSYDALGQRIPQIYHGRTRRDRHEELVDYAIRGGIAQAQQAHDINGGAGRIHANILWEMGGAERVITGVLEGAKGLINGLTCGAGMPYRLSDIAMKFGVHYYPIVSSARAFSALWKRAYHKASNLLGGVVYEDPWLAGGHNGLSNSEDPARPEDPFPRVLALRKQMRDFGLGDTPIIMAGGVWWLEEWEDWIDNPELGPIAFQFGTRPLLTHESPIGDSWKQKLLTLKKGDVFLNRFSPTGFYSSAVNNGFIQELRGRSDRQVAYTTEVVGDHTAEFGVGPRKRIVYLTKPDLVRVRQWLVQGFTEALRTPDTTLIFVTPESAAQIYQDQVDCMGCLSQCRFSNWSQEAPDYSNGKKADPRSFCIQKTLQTIGHETAGEKSPEDNLMFSGHNGFRFALDPFYSNGFIPTVRQLFERITTGR, from the coding sequence ATGAAGGCGCTGAATGCTATCCGGATGGGCGGAGTTGACGTGCTCCCCATCGTCGAGGGCGGAAAAGGTGTCGCCGTATCCGATGGGCTGACCTGTGGCCATTGGGCCGCAGGCGGTGGCGTGGGCACGTTCAGTGCCGTCAACGCCGACAGCTACGATGCTCTGGGACAGCGCATTCCCCAGATCTATCACGGCCGCACGCGGCGCGATCGGCATGAGGAATTGGTGGATTATGCGATCCGGGGCGGCATCGCCCAGGCGCAGCAGGCCCATGACATCAACGGCGGCGCAGGCCGCATCCACGCCAATATCCTGTGGGAGATGGGCGGGGCGGAGCGGGTGATCACCGGGGTCCTGGAAGGCGCCAAGGGGCTGATCAACGGCCTGACCTGCGGCGCCGGCATGCCGTATCGCCTGTCCGATATCGCCATGAAATTCGGCGTCCACTACTACCCCATCGTGTCCTCCGCGCGCGCCTTCAGTGCCTTGTGGAAGCGCGCCTATCACAAGGCGTCGAACCTGCTCGGCGGCGTCGTCTATGAAGACCCCTGGCTGGCCGGCGGCCATAACGGCCTGTCCAACAGCGAAGATCCGGCCCGGCCGGAAGACCCGTTCCCGCGCGTCCTGGCGTTGCGCAAGCAGATGCGCGACTTCGGCCTTGGCGACACGCCCATCATCATGGCTGGCGGCGTCTGGTGGCTGGAGGAGTGGGAGGATTGGATCGACAATCCCGAACTCGGGCCCATCGCCTTTCAGTTCGGCACGCGTCCGCTGCTGACGCATGAAAGCCCGATTGGGGATAGCTGGAAGCAGAAGCTGCTGACGCTGAAGAAGGGGGATGTGTTCCTCAACCGTTTCAGCCCGACTGGCTTCTATTCCAGTGCCGTCAATAACGGCTTCATCCAGGAACTGCGCGGCCGCAGCGACCGTCAGGTTGCCTATACGACCGAGGTCGTGGGCGATCATACGGCTGAGTTTGGCGTCGGCCCGCGTAAGCGCATCGTGTATTTGACCAAGCCTGATCTGGTGCGCGTGCGCCAATGGCTCGTCCAAGGCTTTACCGAGGCGCTGCGGACCCCCGATACCACACTGATCTTCGTGACGCCGGAAAGCGCCGCGCAGATCTACCAGGACCAGGTCGATTGCATGGGCTGCCTCAGCCAATGCCGCTTCTCGAACTGGAGCCAGGAAGCGCCTGACTATTCCAACGGCAAGAAGGCCGATCCGCGCAGCTTCTGCATTCAGAAGACCTTGCAGACCATTGGGCATGAGACGGCGGGCGAGAAGTCGCCCGAGGACAACCTCATGTTCAGCGGCCATAACGGATTCCGCTTCGCGCTTGATCCCTTCTATTCCAATGGCTTCATCCCGACGGTGCGGCAGCTTTTCGAGCGGATCACCACAGGTCGGTAA
- a CDS encoding M48 family metallopeptidase, translated as MPDLARETLALRGGSADVIWRRSDRARRISLRIDMRSGSVVVTLPPRSSKRAGMALLMENDGWVSSRLAALPEGVSFVDGARVPIHGIPHSIRHQPDGVGGAWVEGRDLRVTGDAAFIQRRVTDYLRCAARQRMTTLVWETAAEARLRPRRVVIKDTRSRWGSCAPDGTLAFSWRLVMAPPFVQAYVAAHEAAHLRHLNHGPAFWALVEVLCPDWRLASDWLRDEGPRLLRIG; from the coding sequence ATGCCTGACCTGGCCCGTGAGACGCTGGCCCTTCGGGGCGGCAGCGCCGATGTGATCTGGCGGCGGAGCGACCGCGCGCGCCGCATCAGCCTGCGCATCGATATGCGCAGCGGCTCTGTGGTCGTGACCTTGCCGCCACGTTCCTCCAAGCGCGCCGGCATGGCGCTGCTCATGGAAAACGATGGCTGGGTTTCCAGCCGCCTCGCAGCCCTGCCGGAGGGCGTGTCCTTCGTCGATGGCGCCCGCGTGCCGATCCACGGCATTCCGCACAGCATCCGCCATCAGCCGGATGGCGTGGGTGGCGCCTGGGTCGAGGGGCGCGATCTGCGTGTCACGGGGGATGCCGCCTTCATTCAGCGCCGGGTGACCGACTACCTCCGCTGCGCGGCCCGCCAGCGGATGACGACCCTTGTGTGGGAGACGGCGGCCGAGGCCCGGCTTAGGCCCCGCCGCGTGGTGATCAAGGATACCAGGAGCCGCTGGGGCAGTTGCGCGCCGGACGGCACGCTCGCCTTTAGCTGGCGGCTGGTCATGGCGCCGCCCTTCGTGCAGGCCTATGTCGCGGCGCATGAGGCGGCGCATCTGCGTCACCTCAACCACGGGCCGGCCTTCTGGGCATTGGTGGAGGTTCTGTGCCCCGATTGGCGGCTGGCGTCCGACTGGCTGCGGGACGAGGGGCCGCGCTTGCTGCGGATCGGCTAG
- a CDS encoding pseudouridine-5'-phosphate glycosidase, translating to MIGTSHRPTTTSQPPLTLSEDVAEALRAGRPVVALESTIITHGMPYPDNMAMARQVEQDCRDHKVVPATIAVLDGAILVGMSPDQLTALAKASAPMKLSRADLGFAVAMGRTGGTTVSATMICAALTGIAVFATGGIGGVHRGGEASMDVSADLEELCRTTVTVVCAGAKAILDLPRTLEYLETRGVPVVGFGTDRLPAFWSRESPWRVPLRLDSPEEIARLMAARQALGLGGGVLVTNPIPAADEIPYDRMALLVEQALADAREAGIEGKAVTPFLLSRLLTLSDGASLTANIALVRNNVQLAARIATAIAA from the coding sequence ATGATCGGCACTTCGCACAGACCAACCACGACGTCTCAGCCTCCCCTTACGCTGTCCGAGGACGTCGCGGAAGCGTTGCGGGCCGGACGGCCTGTGGTGGCGCTGGAATCGACCATTATCACCCATGGCATGCCCTATCCTGACAACATGGCCATGGCACGGCAGGTTGAACAGGATTGCCGCGACCATAAAGTGGTTCCTGCAACGATCGCCGTGCTGGACGGTGCCATTCTCGTCGGGATGTCGCCCGACCAGCTCACGGCGCTGGCGAAAGCCTCGGCGCCTATGAAGCTCAGCCGCGCCGATTTGGGCTTTGCGGTCGCCATGGGCCGCACCGGCGGCACCACCGTATCGGCCACCATGATCTGCGCGGCCCTGACCGGAATCGCGGTCTTCGCGACGGGTGGCATCGGCGGGGTGCATCGTGGCGGCGAGGCCAGCATGGACGTCTCCGCCGATCTTGAGGAGCTATGCCGCACGACGGTGACGGTGGTCTGCGCCGGCGCCAAGGCGATTCTCGATCTGCCGCGCACGCTGGAATACCTCGAAACGCGCGGCGTGCCCGTGGTGGGCTTCGGCACCGACCGCCTGCCCGCCTTCTGGAGCCGCGAGAGCCCGTGGCGGGTGCCGCTGCGCCTGGACTCGCCCGAGGAGATTGCCCGGCTGATGGCTGCCCGCCAAGCGCTTGGCCTCGGCGGCGGCGTGCTCGTCACCAACCCGATCCCCGCCGCGGACGAAATTCCCTACGACCGGATGGCGCTGCTGGTCGAGCAGGCGCTGGCGGATGCGCGCGAGGCCGGGATCGAGGGCAAGGCTGTGACGCCGTTTCTGTTGTCCCGGCTGCTGACGCTGAGCGATGGCGCGAGCCTGACGGCCAACATCGCCCTCGTTCGCAACAACGTGCAGCTCGCGGCACGCATTGCGACAGCGATTGCCGCATGA
- a CDS encoding antitoxin: MTQVAKLFSNGRSQAVRLPAAYRFEGTEVFIRQDQESGDVILSRKPPTWDGFFAALKGADVPADFLDASERHQAPQERDPFADWSE, translated from the coding sequence ATGACCCAGGTCGCAAAACTGTTCAGCAACGGTCGCAGCCAAGCCGTACGCCTGCCGGCGGCCTATCGGTTCGAGGGAACCGAGGTTTTTATTCGCCAGGATCAGGAAAGCGGCGATGTGATCCTGTCCCGCAAGCCGCCAACCTGGGATGGCTTTTTCGCTGCGCTCAAGGGCGCTGACGTGCCGGCTGATTTCCTTGATGCGAGCGAGCGACACCAGGCACCGCAGGAGCGCGATCCCTTCGCTGATTGGAGCGAATGA
- a CDS encoding hybrid-cluster NAD(P)-dependent oxidoreductase: MIAARRLHVAAELDARLPEWDAEADDVLVCRAVRQETHDVKTFVFSGRSPRRHSFKPGQFITLDLIIDGRAVNRCYTIASSPTRPHLIAMTTKRFAGGVVSPWMHDRLKPGDEIRAIGPMGEFNCVDHASANGKYLLLSAGSGITPMMSMARSFHDLALETDVLFLHSARSPADIIYRAELALMARSPGFRAVPICEHDSLGESWTGLRGRVSLPMLQMVAPDLMEREVFACGPAPYMAGIRAMLVQAGFDMARYHEESFNFDDLAPVDAALAPPANWDVAKTYKVEFTKSRRTIEVPADMHVLAAARAAGMRLPSSCARGLCGTCKSKLVSGEVSMQHQGGIRQREIDAGMVLICCSKPLSDLVIDR, from the coding sequence GTGATCGCCGCGCGTCGCCTGCATGTCGCGGCGGAGCTGGATGCCCGGCTGCCCGAATGGGATGCGGAGGCGGATGACGTCCTCGTCTGCCGCGCCGTGCGGCAGGAAACCCATGACGTCAAAACCTTCGTCTTCTCCGGCCGCTCGCCGCGCCGGCACAGTTTTAAGCCGGGCCAGTTCATCACCCTCGACCTGATCATCGACGGTCGTGCCGTCAATCGCTGCTACACGATCGCCTCCTCGCCCACCCGACCCCATCTGATCGCGATGACTACCAAGCGGTTCGCCGGCGGCGTCGTCAGTCCCTGGATGCATGACAGGCTGAAGCCGGGTGACGAAATTCGCGCCATCGGTCCGATGGGCGAGTTCAACTGCGTCGATCACGCCTCGGCCAATGGCAAATACCTGCTGCTGTCCGCGGGCAGCGGCATTACGCCGATGATGTCGATGGCGCGCAGCTTCCACGATCTGGCGCTGGAAACCGATGTGCTGTTCCTGCACAGCGCCCGCAGCCCGGCCGATATCATCTACCGCGCCGAACTGGCCCTGATGGCGCGCTCACCGGGTTTCCGCGCCGTGCCGATTTGCGAGCATGACAGCCTGGGCGAAAGCTGGACCGGGCTACGCGGCCGCGTCAGCCTGCCGATGCTCCAGATGGTGGCGCCCGATTTGATGGAGCGGGAGGTCTTCGCCTGCGGCCCCGCGCCCTACATGGCCGGCATCCGCGCCATGCTGGTGCAAGCCGGGTTCGACATGGCGCGGTATCATGAGGAGAGCTTCAACTTCGACGATCTTGCCCCGGTCGATGCGGCGCTCGCGCCGCCGGCGAATTGGGATGTGGCGAAGACCTATAAGGTCGAGTTCACCAAAAGCCGCCGCACGATCGAGGTTCCGGCCGACATGCATGTGCTGGCGGCGGCGCGGGCCGCCGGCATGCGATTGCCGTCGTCCTGTGCGCGCGGCTTATGCGGGACCTGCAAAAGCAAGCTCGTTTCGGGCGAGGTCTCCATGCAGCACCAGGGCGGCATCCGCCAGCGCGAGATCGACGCCGGCATGGTGCTGATCTGCTGTTCGAAACCGCTCAGCGATCTGGTGATCGACCGTTAG
- a CDS encoding VOC family protein, with protein MSPILYTTLGVSDVPRALVFYDAVFATLGYVRSPDSTDGFIGWGPNYDGGASFWICPPFNGAPPTAGNGSMIALKAANEAEVIAFHDAALTHGGTSEGAPGTRPYYEPSFYVAYVRDPNGNKLACVFHHHKAAA; from the coding sequence ATGTCCCCGATTCTCTACACGACGCTCGGCGTCAGTGACGTTCCGCGCGCCCTCGTCTTCTACGACGCCGTTTTTGCGACGCTTGGCTATGTCCGATCGCCGGATTCGACAGACGGCTTCATCGGCTGGGGACCGAATTATGACGGCGGGGCCAGCTTCTGGATCTGCCCGCCCTTCAATGGCGCGCCGCCGACCGCCGGCAATGGCAGCATGATCGCCCTCAAGGCCGCCAACGAGGCCGAGGTCATCGCCTTCCACGATGCCGCCCTCACCCACGGCGGCACCAGCGAAGGCGCGCCCGGCACGCGGCCCTATTACGAGCCGAGCTTCTACGTCGCCTATGTGCGGGACCCGAACGGCAATAAGCTCGCCTGCGTCTTTCATCACCACAAGGCCGCAGCGTGA
- a CDS encoding amidase, which produces MTLTRISAIDLAARIAARDVSCVEVMTAFLDHIDAVNPVVNAIVSRVDRATLLAEAAMRDMTAPMGPLHGLPFAVKDLEETKGLRSTHGSPLFADHVPDADSIMVSRLRAAGAILIGKTNVPEFGFGSQTYNTVFGTTLNAYDQSRTAGGSSGGAAVALALGMLPLADGSDHGGSLRNPAAFNNVFGFRPSPQRIPEETLGDVFAAGMAVLGPMARSVADLAMLFSVQAGPDPRAPLSLPESGSAVSAPLDVSVAGRRIGWLGDLGGHLPMEPDILSLCESGLRVMEGLGAIVEPVAIGFPMEDLWQAWIDLRAWLIAASLGEIYADDRRDRLKPEAQWEVARGLALTGSDVSAALAVRTRWVRHLSGLFARYDYLVLPSAQVFPFAADTHWQAEVAGKPMDSYHRWMEVVVAATMSALPALNVPVGFNAQGLPMGMQLMAPFHADLACLQLGHAYDCATRWPDKRPPPLRAGR; this is translated from the coding sequence GTGACCCTGACCCGCATCTCCGCCATCGACCTAGCGGCACGGATCGCGGCGCGAGACGTCTCCTGCGTCGAGGTCATGACCGCCTTCCTCGACCATATCGACGCAGTCAATCCCGTCGTGAATGCCATCGTCTCGCGCGTCGATCGGGCCACGCTGCTGGCCGAAGCGGCGATGCGCGACATGACTGCGCCTATGGGCCCGCTGCACGGGTTGCCCTTCGCGGTGAAAGATCTGGAGGAGACCAAGGGCCTCCGCAGCACGCATGGCTCGCCGCTCTTTGCCGATCATGTGCCCGATGCCGACAGCATCATGGTGTCCCGCCTGCGGGCGGCCGGCGCCATCCTGATCGGCAAGACCAATGTGCCGGAATTCGGCTTTGGTTCGCAGACCTACAACACCGTCTTCGGCACCACGCTGAACGCCTATGACCAGAGCCGCACGGCCGGCGGCAGCAGCGGCGGTGCCGCCGTCGCTTTGGCCCTCGGCATGCTGCCGCTCGCAGATGGCAGCGACCATGGTGGATCGCTGCGCAATCCGGCCGCCTTCAACAACGTCTTCGGCTTCCGCCCGAGCCCGCAACGCATCCCCGAGGAAACCCTGGGAGATGTCTTTGCCGCCGGCATGGCTGTGCTGGGGCCGATGGCGCGCAGCGTCGCCGACCTCGCGATGCTGTTCTCGGTTCAGGCCGGCCCCGATCCGCGCGCACCGCTGTCTCTCCCCGAATCCGGTTCGGCCGTGTCGGCACCGCTGGACGTGTCTGTAGCGGGTCGCCGCATCGGTTGGCTCGGCGATCTCGGCGGCCATCTGCCGATGGAGCCGGACATCCTTTCCCTGTGCGAAAGCGGGTTGCGGGTGATGGAGGGTCTCGGCGCCATCGTCGAACCCGTTGCCATCGGTTTTCCCATGGAAGACCTCTGGCAGGCCTGGATCGATCTGCGGGCCTGGCTCATCGCGGCCTCATTGGGTGAAATCTACGCGGACGACCGCCGTGACCGCCTGAAACCGGAGGCACAGTGGGAAGTCGCCCGCGGCCTGGCCCTCACCGGCAGCGATGTAAGCGCCGCACTCGCCGTGCGCACGCGCTGGGTCCGCCATCTCAGCGGGCTCTTCGCGCGTTACGACTATCTGGTGCTGCCCTCGGCCCAGGTGTTCCCCTTCGCCGCAGACACGCATTGGCAGGCCGAGGTCGCGGGCAAACCGATGGACAGCTATCACCGCTGGATGGAAGTGGTGGTCGCCGCGACCATGAGCGCCCTGCCCGCACTCAACGTGCCCGTGGGCTTTAACGCCCAGGGCCTGCCGATGGGCATGCAACTGATGGCGCCCTTCCACGCCGACCTCGCCTGCCTCCAGCTCGGTCATGCCTATGATTGCGCGACCCGCTGGCCGGATAAGCGCCCGCCTCCATTGCGGGCCGGTCGCTAA
- a CDS encoding GcvT family protein, whose amino-acid sequence MKTHARVVVIGGGAVGVGTLYHLAKKGWSDVVLIERRELTSGSTWHAAGLLPLFNLSYSVGQLHKYSVALYKSLEAETGQNVGLRSVSNIRLARTQDRMDEYKYYAGVARTIGVRTDFLTPIEVKEIWPLMETDGIIGAIQHVDDGYVQPADLTQAFATGARQRGAEIYRNTTVTGITQQPNGEWLVSTDKGDITCEHVVSATGNFARNTGAMVGLDIPVIPVEHQYIVTEQHPLIMERRAQGLPEMGVLREADSSWYMREEAGGLLLGPYEVGAPCCYVDGPSPQSEYELFQEDLDRLAPYIETAIERVPAFGEVGVKKVYNGAIAYTPDGSPIVGPAWHLKNFWLNEGHSFGITAAGGAGWQLAEWITEGEPSVDMMGVDPRRFGPYAGRGYLREKTEEAYAKVFSVHYPEEERGAARGLKRAPCYDRMAALGAVFGTVYGWERPGWFAPPNYALSEAELAKPDVLMNENHAAPETDGRIREKWSFRRSNAFAYVGAEARHVHEKVGLLDMTAFAKLEVSGPGAAAWLDSILTNKVPKTGRVSLSYLLTKRGGVRSEFTVFGMGATSFYLVSAGALERHDSDYLFKLLPTDGSVTMQKVTTQYGVFVLAGPRARALLATLTDTDLSNAAFPWLTGKMISVGAATALAMRVNYVGELGWELHHPIEMQNYLFDLLFEAGVEFELKPFGIKAMDALRLEKSYKIIPREMSIEYSAHESGLDRFISLKKGDFLGKDALLAWKDRGLANAFVTLEVHDVTDADARGSEPIHIGSELVGRTTSGGFGWRVGKSLALAMVRPDLAVMGQALEVTILGHRHRATVIADSPFDPANDALRS is encoded by the coding sequence ATGAAGACCCATGCGCGCGTTGTAGTAATCGGCGGCGGCGCGGTGGGCGTGGGCACGCTCTACCACCTTGCGAAAAAGGGCTGGAGCGACGTCGTGCTGATCGAGCGGCGGGAACTGACATCGGGCTCCACCTGGCACGCCGCCGGCCTGCTGCCATTGTTCAACCTCAGCTATTCGGTCGGCCAGCTCCATAAATATTCGGTCGCGCTCTATAAGAGCCTGGAGGCCGAGACCGGTCAGAACGTCGGGTTGCGCTCTGTCTCCAACATCCGCCTGGCCCGCACGCAGGACCGGATGGACGAGTACAAGTATTACGCGGGCGTGGCCCGCACCATCGGCGTGCGGACCGACTTCCTGACGCCCATCGAGGTCAAGGAGATTTGGCCCCTGATGGAGACGGACGGCATCATCGGCGCCATCCAGCATGTCGACGACGGTTATGTTCAACCGGCCGACCTCACCCAGGCCTTCGCCACCGGGGCGCGCCAGCGCGGCGCCGAAATCTACCGCAACACCACCGTGACCGGCATCACCCAGCAGCCTAACGGCGAATGGTTAGTAAGCACCGACAAGGGCGACATCACCTGCGAGCACGTGGTCTCCGCCACCGGCAATTTCGCCCGCAACACCGGCGCCATGGTCGGCCTAGACATTCCTGTCATTCCGGTCGAGCACCAGTATATCGTGACGGAACAGCATCCGCTGATCATGGAGCGGCGTGCCCAGGGCCTGCCCGAAATGGGCGTGCTGCGCGAAGCCGACAGTTCCTGGTACATGCGTGAGGAAGCCGGCGGGTTGCTGCTTGGGCCGTATGAAGTCGGCGCGCCCTGCTGCTATGTCGACGGCCCCTCCCCGCAGTCGGAATACGAGCTGTTCCAGGAAGATCTAGACCGGCTCGCGCCTTATATCGAGACGGCGATCGAACGCGTGCCCGCCTTCGGCGAAGTCGGCGTCAAGAAGGTCTATAACGGCGCCATCGCCTATACGCCGGACGGCAGCCCGATCGTGGGGCCGGCCTGGCACCTCAAGAACTTCTGGCTGAATGAGGGCCACAGCTTCGGCATCACCGCCGCCGGCGGCGCCGGCTGGCAGCTCGCCGAATGGATCACCGAGGGCGAGCCCTCGGTCGATATGATGGGCGTCGATCCCCGCCGCTTCGGCCCCTATGCCGGGCGCGGCTACCTGCGCGAGAAGACCGAAGAAGCCTATGCCAAGGTCTTCAGCGTCCATTACCCCGAGGAGGAGCGTGGCGCCGCCCGTGGCCTCAAGCGCGCGCCCTGCTACGACCGGATGGCCGCCCTCGGCGCGGTCTTCGGCACCGTCTATGGCTGGGAGCGTCCGGGCTGGTTCGCGCCGCCCAACTACGCCTTGAGCGAGGCGGAACTCGCCAAGCCGGACGTGCTGATGAACGAGAATCACGCCGCGCCCGAGACGGACGGTCGCATTCGCGAAAAATGGAGCTTCCGCCGCTCCAACGCCTTCGCCTATGTCGGCGCCGAAGCGCGGCATGTGCATGAGAAGGTCGGTCTGCTCGACATGACCGCCTTTGCCAAGCTGGAAGTCTCGGGCCCCGGGGCCGCCGCTTGGCTTGACAGCATCCTGACCAACAAGGTGCCTAAAACCGGCCGCGTGTCGCTATCTTACCTGCTGACCAAGCGCGGCGGCGTGCGCTCGGAATTCACCGTCTTCGGCATGGGTGCGACCAGCTTCTATCTCGTCTCCGCCGGCGCTTTGGAGCGGCATGACAGCGACTATCTGTTCAAGCTGCTGCCGACCGACGGAAGCGTCACCATGCAGAAGGTGACGACGCAATATGGTGTCTTCGTGCTCGCCGGGCCACGCGCCCGCGCGCTGCTCGCCACGCTGACGGATACCGATCTGTCGAACGCCGCTTTCCCCTGGCTGACCGGCAAGATGATCTCGGTCGGGGCAGCGACCGCGCTCGCCATGCGCGTCAACTATGTGGGTGAATTGGGCTGGGAACTGCATCATCCGATTGAAATGCAGAACTACCTGTTCGATCTTTTGTTCGAGGCGGGTGTCGAATTCGAGCTGAAGCCCTTCGGCATTAAGGCGATGGACGCCTTGCGGCTGGAGAAATCCTACAAGATTATTCCGCGCGAAATGTCGATTGAATATTCGGCGCATGAATCGGGCCTCGACCGTTTCATCTCCCTCAAGAAGGGCGACTTCCTTGGGAAAGATGCGCTGCTCGCCTGGAAAGACCGTGGCCTCGCCAATGCCTTCGTCACGCTCGAGGTGCATGACGTGACGGACGCGGATGCGCGCGGCTCCGAGCCGATCCATATCGGCAGCGAACTGGTGGGTCGCACGACCTCCGGCGGTTTCGGCTGGCGTGTCGGCAAGTCCCTCGCGCTCGCCATGGTCCGGCCGGATCTGGCGGTGATGGGACAAGCGCTGGAGGTGACGATTTTGGGTCATCGCCACCGCGCGACGGTCATCGCCGACAGCCCCTTCGACCCCGCCAACGACGCGCTGCGGAGCTGA
- a CDS encoding N-formylglutamate amidohydrolase: MTAAAVGASISVMDVHEVSPPLSLVAPLQQTAPVIFASPHSGADYTSAFLAEARLEPHALRRSEDCFVDRLFAAAPHYGAPFLKATFPRAYCDVNREAWELDPGMFEDALPPWVNTSSPRIGAGLGTIPRIVASGEAIYAHKLRFAEAEDRVRRCWEPYHAALRATIQATVARFGVCLLIDCHSMPSVGQLTGVDFVLGDAHGTACGAEIVSKTETCLRRLGYSVKRNDPYAGGYVTRQYGRPRENVHALQIEIARGLYMDERRIEPNGGFVRLQQNMTDLIAFMTTEGFV; this comes from the coding sequence ATGACAGCGGCGGCTGTCGGCGCTTCAATATCCGTCATGGATGTCCATGAAGTTTCCCCGCCGTTGAGCCTCGTCGCGCCGTTGCAGCAGACGGCGCCGGTGATCTTCGCCTCCCCCCATTCCGGCGCAGATTACACCAGCGCCTTCCTGGCTGAGGCGCGGCTGGAGCCGCATGCCCTGCGTCGCAGCGAAGACTGCTTCGTGGACCGGCTGTTCGCCGCCGCTCCGCACTATGGCGCGCCTTTCCTGAAAGCGACGTTTCCGCGCGCCTATTGCGATGTGAACCGGGAGGCCTGGGAACTCGACCCTGGCATGTTCGAGGATGCGCTGCCGCCTTGGGTCAATACCAGCAGCCCCCGCATTGGCGCCGGCCTCGGCACTATTCCGCGCATCGTCGCCTCGGGGGAGGCCATCTACGCCCATAAACTCCGCTTCGCGGAGGCGGAGGACCGGGTGCGCCGTTGTTGGGAGCCGTATCACGCCGCCTTACGTGCGACCATTCAGGCGACCGTCGCCCGATTCGGCGTCTGCCTGCTGATCGACTGCCACTCCATGCCCTCGGTCGGGCAGTTGACCGGCGTTGATTTCGTGCTCGGCGACGCCCATGGCACCGCCTGCGGCGCCGAGATCGTGAGCAAGACGGAAACCTGCCTGCGCCGCCTGGGCTATAGCGTGAAGCGCAACGACCCCTATGCCGGCGGCTATGTTACGCGCCAATACGGCCGCCCGCGTGAGAACGTTCACGCCCTGCAGATCGAAATTGCGCGCGGCCTGTATATGGACGAGCGGCGGATCGAACCGAATGGGGGTTTTGTCCGCTTGCAGCAGAACATGACGGACCTCATCGCGTTCATGACGACGGAGGGGTTCGTCTGA
- a CDS encoding type II toxin-antitoxin system VapC family toxin, with translation MTRYMLDTNTVSYFVKEQAEVVRRVISVPMSSLCLSAITEGELLFGLAKRPSATRLHRSVRELLRRIDVLPWTSATAERYGVERAQMAREGRILAPIDLLIAAHALSVGAVLVTNDQVFASVTDLIVEDWTQAA, from the coding sequence ATGACGCGCTACATGCTGGATACAAATACCGTCAGCTACTTTGTCAAAGAGCAAGCGGAAGTGGTCCGACGTGTGATCTCTGTTCCGATGTCGTCGCTGTGCCTGTCGGCGATCACCGAAGGCGAACTGTTATTCGGACTTGCCAAGCGGCCGAGTGCGACACGGCTTCATCGATCGGTGCGGGAGTTGCTGCGGCGGATCGACGTGCTGCCTTGGACGAGTGCGACGGCAGAGCGCTATGGCGTGGAACGCGCGCAGATGGCGAGGGAGGGCCGCATATTGGCGCCGATCGATCTCCTGATCGCGGCGCACGCGCTCAGCGTGGGCGCGGTGCTCGTGACAAATGATCAGGTTTTCGCCAGCGTGACGGACCTCATCGTCGAAGATTGGACGCAGGCGGCGTAG